In Nocardioides sp. WS12, the DNA window GTGCGGTCGTCCGCGCCGTCACCGACGACCTCGAGCAGCGACTCCGCAGCCGCACCATTCAGGCGATCAGCGGTGCCATCGACCGGGCAGCCCGGACCCGACGCCCCCGCCACCACGAGATCGACTGGCGGCGCACGATCGCGGCCAACCTCAAGCACTACCTGCCCGAGTACAACACCGTCGTGCCGGAGCGGCTCTTCGGCCACGCCCGCCGGAGCCGACAGACCCAACGGCACATCATCTTGTGCATCGACCAGTCCGGTTCGATGGCCGAATCGGTCGTCTACTCCAGCATCTTCGGCGCGGTCCTTGCCTCAGTGCGCACCGTGTCCACTCGCCTGGTCGCGTTCGACACCGAGATCGTCGACCTGACCGACGAGATCGACGACCCGGTCGACGTGCTGTTCGGCGTCCAGTTGGGAGGCGGCACCGACATCAACCGGGCGCTGGCCTACTGCCAGTCGCTGATCGAGCGCCCCGAGGAGACGGTGCTGGTGCTGATCAGCGACCTCTACGAGGGCGGGATCGCCGAGGAGATGCTGCGCCGGGCCAACTCCATCACCGATGCCGGAACGGTGATGATCGCGCTGCTGGCGCTGAGCGATTCGGGTGCGCCGTCGTACGACGCCGACCACGCCGCCGCACTCGCCGCCATCGGCGTCCCGGCGTTCGCCTGCACGCCGGACCAGTTCCCCGAGCTGATGGCCGCAGCCATCGAGAAGCAGGACCTGGCGCAGTGGGCAGCGGCCAACGACATCACCCTTGCGAGCGCCGTCGTCGACGACTGACCCGCAAGGTTCGGATCAGGCCTGGGCGGCCGCCCGCGCGGCGTCCAGTTCGACCTTCGTCAGCACGGAGCGCAGCTCCAGCGAGACGTCCGCGAGCGGGTTGTCGTCGCCCGGGCTGCGGTCGATCGCGCACACCACGGTCTCGACGACCGCGCCACGCTCGCGCAGGGCGTTCGTGGCGTCGCGCACCGCGCCGCCGGTCGTGATGACGTCCTCGATGAGCACGATCCGCTTGCCGGCGACCTCAGGGCCCTCGGCGAGCTTGGCGGTGCCGTACTTCTTCGCCTCCTTGCGGACGAAGACGACCGGGATGCCGACGAGCTGGCTGACGGCGGTGGCGATCGGGATGCCGCCCATCTCCAGGCCACCGAGCAGGTCCGCGTCACCGGGGAGCAGCTGGGCGACCTCGCGAGCCACCCGGGCAAGCAGGCCCGGGTCGGCCTCGAAGAGGTACTTGTCGAAGTACTCGTTGCTGACCTGGCCCGAGCGGAGAGTGAACTCGCCTGTGAGGCGGCAGGTGGCGTCGATGTCGGCGGCGAGGGCGGTGTCCGTGGTCGTCACGGTCGAAGGTTATCGGGATCGGCCCTAGGGTCATGACCGTGCACCCAGCATCCCGACGCGTCGCCGGCATGGGCGAGACGATCTTCGCCGAGATGTCGGCGCTCGCCGTGCGCACCGGTGCGGTGAATCTCGGTCAGGGGTTCCCCGACACCGACGGGCCGCCGGAACTGATCGGCGCTGCGGTCGACGCGCTGCGCGGAGGCGCGAACCAGTACGCCCCGGGCATCGGCATCCCGGCCCTGCGCCAGGCCATCGCGCGCCACCAGCAGCGCCACTACGGCATCGAGCTCGACCCGAACACGCAGGTCGTCGTCACGACCGGCTGCACCGAGGCGATCGCCGGTGCCCTGCTCGGCCTGGTCGATCCCGGCGATGAGGTGATCGTCCTCGAGCCCTACTACGACTCCTACACCGCGATGATCGCCTTCGCCGGTGGAGTACGACGACCCGTCACCCTCCGCGCCCCCGACTTCCGACTCGACCCGGCCGAGCTCGAAGCCGCGGTCTCCCCGCGCACGAAGCTGATCCTGCTCAACACTCCCCACAACCCCACCGGCCGCGTCCTCGACGCCGAGGAGCTGGCGGCCGTGGCCCGGGTCGCCCAGGCGCACGACCTGACCGTGGTGACCGACGAGGTCTACGAACACCTCACGTTCGACGGTCGGGTCCACGTGCCGCTCGCAACCCTGCCCGGCATGGCCGAGCGGACCCTGACGCTGTCCAGCGCCGGCAAGTCCTGGTCGGTCACCGGCTGGAAGGTCGGCTGGGCGACCGGACCGGCCCATCTCGTCGCTGCCGTCACGGCCGCCAAGCAGTGGCTGACCTACACCTCGGGCGCGCCACTCCAGCCTGCCGTCGCCCAGGCGCTCGACAGCGCCCTCGACGGCCCGTCGGGCTTCCCAGCGCGGCTCCGGGCCGACCTGCAGGCGCGCCGCGACGAACTCGTCGCCGGTCTGACGGCGGCCGGCCTGACGTCGTACACACCGGAGGGAACGTACTTCGCCACCACCGACGTCAGTGCCCTCGGCTGGGCCAGCGGCGGCGACTTCTGCCGGTCCCTGCCCGAAAGGGCAGGGGTCGTCGCGATCCCCTCCGAGGTCTTCTACGACGACCCCGACGCGCCCGGTGCTGGCCGGCAGCTCGTGCGCTGGGCGTTCTGCAAGAAGCCCGAGGTGATCGCCGAGGCGGTCCGCCGCCTGACGGCCGCCGACCTGGCCCGCTGAGCGCTGTTCGGACTTGTTCGGACTTCACCCGCAGGCGGGTCCGGCGCCACCCGACCTCGTTGGATCCCCGAGACGTCGTGGTGCAGCGGTCCTTGAGCGTTCTGTGGGGGGTGCTCACGGACTGCTGCCAGCGGCCTCATCGTGGAATCGCTCCCACGCGCGCGGCCGGGCCGGTACCGTCGCGGCGCGGCGCATTTGGGGATGCGCGGGCAGGGGGCACGCGTGAGCACGGACAACTCCGACCGGTCAGTCGAGACAGGTCCGTTCGACGCGATCGCCGAGGACCTCAAGCGACTGCGCACGACCGCCGGCATGCCGTCGTACAACGACATCGTGGTGCGGATCGGACTGCAGCGCGAGAGTCGCGGCCTGGCCCCCGAGGTCGCCCGCCCCGCCCGCACGACCGTGTACGACGCCTTCCGCCCCGGCCGGCGTCGACTCGACGCGGCGCTCGTCGGTGACATCGTCCGGGCCCTGGGCGTGCCCGAGCACGACGTCCCGGGCTGGGAGGCGCGGGTGTTGGAGGCGCACGCCAGCGCCAAGGCCCCCACCGAGACGGCACCCGAGGCCGGCGACATCCCGTCCCTGCCGCGCCCGACCCGCCGCTGGGTCGCTGCCGTCCTCGTCGGCTGCATCGCCCTCAACCTGCTGGGGCGGGTCACCGTCGACAACGTCCTGCGCCCCCTCGACATCACGCTCTTCCTCGACATGGTCGGCACTGCCATCGCCGCCATCGTTCTCGGGCCCTGGTGGGGCGTGCTCGTCGGCATCACGACCAATCTGGGCGGCGCTGCGCTGAG includes these proteins:
- a CDS encoding VWA domain-containing protein, encoding MNDETPDLPGPRDRVIRWRLVLGGDEADPDDVPLSADDLVRDRALAQLYDGTGRQSGKGKGPRGGGLGRSAPSVNRWLGDIRTYFPSSVVQVMQSDAMDRLGLHQLLLEPETMGAVQPDLNLVTTLVGLNQVIPEHSRATARAVVRAVTDDLEQRLRSRTIQAISGAIDRAARTRRPRHHEIDWRRTIAANLKHYLPEYNTVVPERLFGHARRSRQTQRHIILCIDQSGSMAESVVYSSIFGAVLASVRTVSTRLVAFDTEIVDLTDEIDDPVDVLFGVQLGGGTDINRALAYCQSLIERPEETVLVLISDLYEGGIAEEMLRRANSITDAGTVMIALLALSDSGAPSYDADHAAALAAIGVPAFACTPDQFPELMAAAIEKQDLAQWAAANDITLASAVVDD
- the pyrE gene encoding orotate phosphoribosyltransferase, producing MTTTDTALAADIDATCRLTGEFTLRSGQVSNEYFDKYLFEADPGLLARVAREVAQLLPGDADLLGGLEMGGIPIATAVSQLVGIPVVFVRKEAKKYGTAKLAEGPEVAGKRIVLIEDVITTGGAVRDATNALRERGAVVETVVCAIDRSPGDDNPLADVSLELRSVLTKVELDAARAAAQA
- a CDS encoding pyridoxal phosphate-dependent aminotransferase produces the protein MTVHPASRRVAGMGETIFAEMSALAVRTGAVNLGQGFPDTDGPPELIGAAVDALRGGANQYAPGIGIPALRQAIARHQQRHYGIELDPNTQVVVTTGCTEAIAGALLGLVDPGDEVIVLEPYYDSYTAMIAFAGGVRRPVTLRAPDFRLDPAELEAAVSPRTKLILLNTPHNPTGRVLDAEELAAVARVAQAHDLTVVTDEVYEHLTFDGRVHVPLATLPGMAERTLTLSSAGKSWSVTGWKVGWATGPAHLVAAVTAAKQWLTYTSGAPLQPAVAQALDSALDGPSGFPARLRADLQARRDELVAGLTAAGLTSYTPEGTYFATTDVSALGWASGGDFCRSLPERAGVVAIPSEVFYDDPDAPGAGRQLVRWAFCKKPEVIAEAVRRLTAADLAR
- a CDS encoding ECF transporter S component, with translation MSTDNSDRSVETGPFDAIAEDLKRLRTTAGMPSYNDIVVRIGLQRESRGLAPEVARPARTTVYDAFRPGRRRLDAALVGDIVRALGVPEHDVPGWEARVLEAHASAKAPTETAPEAGDIPSLPRPTRRWVAAVLVGCIALNLLGRVTVDNVLRPLDITLFLDMVGTAIAAIVLGPWWGVLVGITTNLGGAALSGWISIPFGIVNVGGALLWGYGVRRLGLGRTLPRFFVLNLLVALLCSALAAPIILMLGGTAQHATDDVIGTIRAVTHHLFASIFAGNLLASVEDKLLSGFMALVAAEVLGRPFLGKRPREV